A single genomic interval of Pyrus communis chromosome 7, drPyrComm1.1, whole genome shotgun sequence harbors:
- the LOC137738669 gene encoding uncharacterized protein gives MVRHELSVIYDLEDISLEVMNYLEETLANRYKNGKSTFHMFFKRWDDPEIARLHVPSELKDRPDDWEWLCKHFTDPKFVKKSVAGQKARESKTLLHHSGSKPFSYRLQTRREEGSKFPAIDMFKDVYVRPGQEITEQFHATMVEKSTSVLQEATSQLPPETPIEDVTIPEDVGFQIMTDVLDQNLGRRRGKVVRCMGKAQIRETGASSSRSNAEVDALKEEVTTLKAQGEQMKEQLRAQGEEMRSYAGAWRDLVQAIQMSGLQISLPALHLGPPSTSEPPRPVDT, from the exons atggtgcGACACGAGTTGTCg GTCATTTATGATCTTGAGGACATATCCCTTGAGGTCATGAACTACTTAGAGGAGACCTTAGCAAACCGGTACAAAAATGGGAAGAGCACTTTTCACATGTTTTTTAAGCGATGGGATGATCCTGAGATTGCTCGCCTACATGTTCCAAGCGAGTTAAAGGACCGGCCAGATGATTGGGAGTGGCTCTGCAAACATTTTACGGACCCaaaatttgtg AAGAAATCTGTTGCTGGCCAAAAAGCTCGTGAGTCAAAGACACTTCTCCACCATTCCGGTTCGAAGCCCTTTTCGTATAGGCTTCAGACACGACGTGAG gagGGTTCTAAGTTCCCAGCAATCGACATGTTCAAGGACGTTTACGTTCGACCTGGTCAGGAGATTACTGAGCAGTTTCAT GCTACTATGGTGGAAAAGAGCACTTCTGTTCTCCAAGAAGCAACATCGCAGCTTCCCCCGGAGACCCCGATCGAGGACGTCACGATACCTGAGGATGTAGGTTTTCAGATCATGACTGATGTCCTGGATCAGAACTTAGGTCGTCGTCGTGGCAAGGTTGTTCGGTGTATGGGGAAAGCACAGATTCGTGAAACGGGTGCCTCTTCTTCCAGATCAAACGCAGAGGTAGATGCATTGAAGGAGGAAGTGACAACCCTAAAGGCCCAGGGCGAGCAGATGAAGGAGCAGCTGAGGGCCCAGGGCGAGGAGATGAGGTCATATGCCGGGGCGTGGAGAGACCTTGTACAAGCCATACAGATGTCCGGCCTTCAAATCTCACTACCAGCACTTCATCTTGGTCCACCTTCGACCTCAGAGCCACCTCGTCCTGTTGATACCTAG